One segment of Pseudoalteromonas rubra DNA contains the following:
- the fis gene encoding DNA-binding transcriptional regulator Fis produces the protein MFEQNVTSPFITNAHVQSQEKPQPLRDAVKKAVHHYLKQLNGQDVQDVYELVLSELEAPLLEEVMTYTRGNQTRAAILLGINRGTLRKKLKKYGMN, from the coding sequence ATGTTCGAACAAAATGTGACTTCTCCATTTATCACTAACGCTCATGTTCAGTCACAAGAGAAACCGCAACCACTTCGCGATGCAGTGAAAAAAGCTGTACACCACTACCTGAAACAGCTTAACGGTCAGGACGTACAAGACGTTTATGAGTTGGTTCTTTCTGAGCTTGAAGCACCACTACTTGAAGAAGTAATGACTTACACACGTGGTAACCAGACTCGTGCTGCAATCTTACTGGGTATCAACCGTGGTACTCTGCGTAAGAAACTGAAAAAGTACGGTATGAACTAA
- the dusB gene encoding tRNA dihydrouridine synthase DusB codes for MRIGPYQLENNLMVAPMAGITDRPFRQLCRRLGAGLAVSEMLSSNPKVWKTDKSMNRMDHSGESGIRSVQIAGADPELMAQAAQFNVSNGAQIIDINMGCPAKKVNKKLAGSALLQYPELVEEIVQAVVNAVDVPVTLKIRTGWDPENRNGIEIARIAERNGIASLAVHGRTRACMYKGDAEYATIKAIKAAVGIPVVANGDIDSPQKAKQVLEYTGADAIMIGRAAQGRPWIFREIDHYLRTGETLAAPELSEVRSILMEHLTNLHQFYGMPMGVRIARKHVSWYLQAHDQEGQFRRVFNALDDANAQVETLEHYFETLAAN; via the coding sequence GTGCGTATTGGTCCTTACCAACTTGAAAACAACTTAATGGTCGCGCCAATGGCGGGGATCACCGACAGGCCTTTCAGACAATTGTGTCGGCGTTTAGGTGCCGGGCTGGCGGTGTCAGAAATGTTGTCTTCAAATCCGAAGGTATGGAAAACCGATAAATCAATGAACCGCATGGATCACAGCGGTGAATCGGGTATTCGTTCCGTGCAAATTGCCGGAGCCGATCCTGAATTGATGGCACAAGCCGCTCAGTTCAATGTCAGTAATGGCGCGCAGATCATAGATATCAATATGGGCTGCCCCGCTAAGAAAGTGAATAAAAAGCTGGCAGGCTCAGCACTATTGCAATATCCGGAACTAGTGGAAGAGATAGTTCAGGCGGTGGTCAACGCAGTCGACGTCCCTGTCACTCTTAAAATCCGTACAGGATGGGACCCGGAAAATCGCAATGGTATTGAGATTGCCCGCATTGCTGAGCGCAATGGCATTGCGTCTTTGGCCGTACATGGACGCACCCGTGCATGTATGTATAAAGGCGATGCTGAATATGCCACGATCAAGGCGATTAAGGCAGCGGTTGGCATTCCTGTGGTGGCTAATGGAGATATTGACTCTCCGCAAAAGGCCAAGCAGGTTCTGGAATATACGGGCGCAGATGCCATCATGATTGGTCGAGCAGCCCAAGGTCGCCCCTGGATTTTCCGGGAGATTGACCATTATTTGCGTACTGGAGAAACGCTTGCAGCGCCGGAATTATCCGAGGTGCGAAGCATTTTGATGGAGCATTTGACAAACCTCCATCAGTTCTACGGTATGCCAATGGGTGTACGCATCGCACGCAAACATGTGTCCTGGTATTTGCAGGCCCATGACCAAGAAGGTCAATTTAGGCGAGTATTCAATGCTCTGGATGATGCCAATGCGCAAGTCGAGACATTAGAACACTATTTTGAAACACTAGCAGCTAACTAA
- the prmA gene encoding 50S ribosomal protein L11 methyltransferase, with product MAWIQIRIDADKTSADHYSDLLMEIGCPSVTYIDGQNNPIYEPKPGEVLLWPQTIVIGLFEANHDMQAVVDYLKTASDVPLKYKLEQLEDKDWEREWMDNFHPIKFGERLWICPSWRDVPDPNAVNVLLDPGLAFGTGTHATTALCLKWLEQQDLSGKTVVDFGCGSGILGIAAIKLGAERVIGIDIDPQALVASRDNAARNGVAEQLEVYLPENQPEFSADIVVANILAQPLRELHEVILGFLKPGGEIAMSGILDEQAQSVADVYAPFLALDAIAQEGEWTRVSGKKG from the coding sequence ATGGCTTGGATCCAGATCCGCATTGATGCCGACAAAACCAGCGCCGACCATTACAGCGATTTGCTCATGGAAATCGGCTGTCCGTCCGTGACGTATATAGACGGACAAAACAATCCCATATATGAGCCTAAGCCCGGCGAAGTATTGTTATGGCCACAAACCATAGTAATTGGTTTATTTGAAGCAAATCACGACATGCAAGCGGTTGTGGACTATTTAAAGACGGCCAGTGATGTGCCGCTTAAGTACAAACTGGAACAGCTGGAAGACAAAGACTGGGAACGAGAGTGGATGGACAACTTCCACCCGATCAAATTCGGCGAGCGTTTATGGATCTGCCCCAGTTGGCGTGATGTACCCGATCCGAACGCAGTGAATGTCTTACTTGATCCTGGACTAGCATTTGGTACAGGCACCCATGCAACCACTGCGCTGTGCCTGAAATGGCTAGAGCAGCAAGACCTGAGTGGCAAAACTGTCGTCGATTTCGGCTGTGGCTCCGGGATCCTTGGGATCGCGGCAATCAAATTGGGTGCAGAGCGCGTGATCGGCATAGATATCGATCCACAGGCACTGGTTGCCAGTCGTGATAATGCCGCTCGTAATGGCGTAGCCGAGCAGCTGGAAGTCTATCTGCCAGAGAACCAGCCTGAGTTTTCTGCAGATATCGTAGTTGCAAATATCCTCGCTCAGCCCCTCAGAGAGCTTCACGAAGTGATCCTCGGTTTTCTTAAACCAGGCGGTGAAATTGCCATGTCAGGGATCCTGGATGAGCAGGCGCAATCTGTTGCCGATGTCTATGCCCCTTTCCTTGCACTTGATGCCATTGCGCAGGAAGGTGAATGGACCCGAGTGAGCGGAAAAAAAGGTTAG
- the rpoD gene encoding RNA polymerase sigma factor RpoD: MDQSPQSQLKLLIQKGKEQGYLTFAEVNDHLPQDIIDSDQVEDIISMINDMGIQVAESAPDADELMMQETTTDEDAAEAAAAALATVEKEIGRTTDPVRMYMREMGTVELLTREGEILIAKRIEEGINQVQISVAEYPEAITYLLEQWDKYEAEEMRLSDIVSGFFDSLEDDEAPISATHIGSELSEEDLDDEDDDGDEDDDDSEDADTGPDPEIAREHFEELRTLYNNARKCFEVKGRAHPDSQAAIAEIGELFRKFKLVPKQFDRMVNNMRDMMDRVRVQERIIMKQACQIAKLPKKTFIKHFANNETDMAWVDAEIAAGDKHSAKLAQVKPEIERCVNKLTAIEESTGLSIERIKDINRRMSIGEAKARRAKKEMVEANLRLVISIAKKYTNRGLQFLDLIQEGNIGLMKAVDKFEYRRGYKFSTYATWWIRQAITRSIADQARTIRIPVHMIETINKLNRISRQMLQEMGREPSPEELAERMMMPEDKIRKVLKIAKEPISMETPIGDDEDSHLGDFIEDTTIESPVDSATMESLRGATNEVLAGLTAREAKVLRMRFGIDMNTDHTLEEVGKQFDVTRERIRQIEAKALRKLRHPSRSDLLKSFLDVKG; this comes from the coding sequence GCAGAAGTTAACGATCACCTTCCACAAGACATCATAGATTCGGATCAAGTAGAAGATATCATTAGCATGATCAATGATATGGGTATCCAGGTAGCAGAATCTGCACCCGATGCCGATGAACTGATGATGCAGGAAACCACGACCGACGAGGATGCAGCCGAAGCAGCGGCTGCCGCATTGGCAACGGTAGAAAAAGAAATCGGCAGAACCACAGATCCAGTACGTATGTATATGCGTGAAATGGGCACGGTTGAACTGCTGACGCGTGAAGGCGAAATTCTAATCGCTAAACGCATTGAAGAAGGGATTAATCAGGTTCAGATCTCGGTTGCCGAGTATCCTGAAGCCATTACTTACCTGCTGGAACAATGGGACAAGTACGAAGCCGAGGAGATGCGCCTGAGCGACATCGTATCTGGTTTCTTTGATTCGTTGGAAGACGACGAAGCCCCTATTTCAGCAACGCACATCGGTTCAGAGCTGAGCGAAGAAGATCTCGACGATGAAGATGATGATGGCGATGAAGACGACGACGATTCGGAAGACGCTGATACTGGCCCAGATCCTGAAATTGCGCGCGAGCACTTCGAAGAATTAAGAACCCTGTACAACAATGCACGTAAGTGTTTTGAAGTAAAAGGCCGTGCGCATCCGGATTCACAAGCTGCGATCGCCGAAATTGGCGAGTTATTCCGTAAGTTCAAGCTGGTACCAAAGCAATTTGACCGCATGGTAAATAACATGCGTGACATGATGGATCGCGTTCGCGTACAAGAACGTATCATCATGAAACAAGCTTGCCAGATAGCGAAACTGCCGAAGAAAACCTTCATCAAGCACTTCGCCAACAATGAAACCGATATGGCCTGGGTCGATGCAGAAATTGCCGCAGGTGACAAACACTCAGCTAAGCTGGCACAAGTTAAGCCAGAGATCGAGCGCTGTGTGAACAAGCTGACGGCCATTGAAGAAAGCACAGGCCTGAGCATTGAACGTATCAAAGACATCAACCGTCGTATGAGCATTGGTGAGGCGAAAGCCCGTCGTGCGAAAAAAGAAATGGTTGAAGCCAATTTACGTCTGGTTATTTCAATTGCCAAGAAATACACCAACCGTGGTCTGCAATTCCTGGATCTGATCCAGGAAGGTAACATTGGCCTGATGAAAGCCGTTGATAAGTTTGAATACCGTCGTGGTTATAAGTTCTCTACTTATGCGACGTGGTGGATCCGTCAGGCAATCACCCGCTCTATTGCGGACCAGGCACGTACAATCCGTATTCCGGTACATATGATTGAAACTATCAACAAGTTGAATCGTATTTCGCGTCAGATGCTACAGGAAATGGGGCGTGAGCCGAGTCCGGAAGAGCTGGCAGAGCGCATGATGATGCCAGAAGACAAGATCCGCAAAGTGTTGAAAATTGCCAAAGAGCCAATCTCCATGGAAACCCCAATCGGTGATGATGAAGATTCGCATCTGGGTGATTTCATCGAAGACACCACGATTGAGTCGCCGGTGGATTCAGCCACAATGGAAAGCCTGCGCGGCGCCACCAATGAGGTGCTTGCTGGCCTGACGGCTCGTGAAGCAAAAGTACTGCGCATGCGTTTTGGTATCGATATGAATACCGACCATACGCTGGAAGAAGTTGGTAAACAGTTTGACGTTACACGTGAGCGTATTCGTCAGATTGAAGCCAAAGCGCTCCGAAAGCTGCGTCATCCATCGCGCTCTGATTTGCTGAAGAGCTTCCTGGATGTCAAAGGCTAA